A part of Ptychodera flava strain L36383 chromosome 11, AS_Pfla_20210202, whole genome shotgun sequence genomic DNA contains:
- the LOC139144086 gene encoding uncharacterized protein isoform X1, whose product MSVSTHYSPIYRVTRSAGSPVRRTRYVTFSADIVYCKMTDFELSLRGRSLEVLPLEVCDKTALRKLDCKYNSLKNLPKKFKQLGYLQNLNLGCNKFLEIPNVVWKLSNLVVLDISYNDLKCLPLSIYDLKLLETLDASYNKMKTLPPQFGMKMENLETVYLYGNPLEDPPIDVCGSGIDAIRDYQLHKTGADGALTYIVGDSTVKDINRGTLLGNVKITALNDARMKKVHHFLNRQADLAGVRTLIIHIGTHDVSIGKFDAIRYAVVELRDMIKDVYLIHRNVHIVISGILPRNDCYYNDARLMNDYLRAVAKEDDCLFIDHEGIFNKRNGEVDGSLFKDDGLHLNSRGSIKAALSIHKIIPILKNHPGINPFLT is encoded by the coding sequence GGTTCGCCTGTGCGTAGGACCCGATATGTGACGTTTTCTGCCGATATTGTGTACTGCAAAATGACGGATTTCGAGCTCAGTTTGCGGGGACGTTCACTGGAGGTGCTGCCTTTGGAAGTGTGTGATAAAACCGCACTCAGGAAACTTGACTGCAAGTACAACAGCTTGAAAAACCTACCTAAGAAATTCAAACAGTTGGGATACTTGCAGAATCTGAATCTCGGCTGTAATAAATTCCTGGAAATTCCAAACGTTGTATGGAAACTTTCCAACCTTGTGGTGTTGGATATCAGCTACAATGACCTGAAATGTTTGCCGCTTTCAATTTACGATTTGAAATTATTGGAAACGCTCGATGCTAGTTACAACAAGATGAAGACACTTCCGCCACAGTTTGgaatgaaaatggaaaatctgGAGACGGTTTATTTGTACGGAAATCCGCTTGAAGACCCTCCGATAGATGTTTGCGGGTCAGGTATCGATGCCATACGGGACTATCAacttcacaagacaggggcggACGGGGCACTGACGTACATAGTTGGAGATTCTACAGTCAAAGACATAAATAGGGGAACTTTGCTTGGCAATGTGAAAATCACAGCCTTGAACGATGCTAGGATGAAGAAAGTCCACCATTTCTTGAACAGACAAGCTGACTTGGCTGGAGTACGGACGTTGATCATTCACATCGGCACGCATGACGTCTCCATCGGGAAATTTGACGCCATACGATACGCTGTCGTCGAGTTGCGAGACATGATTAAAGATGTCTACTTGATTCACCGCAACGTTCACATCGTCATCTCGGGGATTCTGCCGAGGAACGACTGTTACTATAACGACGCCCGACTCATGAACGACTACCTCCGAGCAGTGGCGAAGGAAGACGACTGCCTGTTCATCGACCACGAGGGAATCTTCAACAAACGCAACGGTGAAGTGGATGGCTCACTATTCAAGGATGACGGCCTCCACCTGAACAGCCGTGGCTCTATCAAAGCTGCTCTGAGCATCCACAAAATTATTCCCATCTTGAAAAATCACCCCGGTATTAACCCATTTTTAACTTGA
- the LOC139144086 gene encoding uncharacterized protein isoform X2 — protein MTDFELSLRGRSLEVLPLEVCDKTALRKLDCKYNSLKNLPKKFKQLGYLQNLNLGCNKFLEIPNVVWKLSNLVVLDISYNDLKCLPLSIYDLKLLETLDASYNKMKTLPPQFGMKMENLETVYLYGNPLEDPPIDVCGSGIDAIRDYQLHKTGADGALTYIVGDSTVKDINRGTLLGNVKITALNDARMKKVHHFLNRQADLAGVRTLIIHIGTHDVSIGKFDAIRYAVVELRDMIKDVYLIHRNVHIVISGILPRNDCYYNDARLMNDYLRAVAKEDDCLFIDHEGIFNKRNGEVDGSLFKDDGLHLNSRGSIKAALSIHKIIPILKNHPGINPFLT, from the coding sequence ATGACGGATTTCGAGCTCAGTTTGCGGGGACGTTCACTGGAGGTGCTGCCTTTGGAAGTGTGTGATAAAACCGCACTCAGGAAACTTGACTGCAAGTACAACAGCTTGAAAAACCTACCTAAGAAATTCAAACAGTTGGGATACTTGCAGAATCTGAATCTCGGCTGTAATAAATTCCTGGAAATTCCAAACGTTGTATGGAAACTTTCCAACCTTGTGGTGTTGGATATCAGCTACAATGACCTGAAATGTTTGCCGCTTTCAATTTACGATTTGAAATTATTGGAAACGCTCGATGCTAGTTACAACAAGATGAAGACACTTCCGCCACAGTTTGgaatgaaaatggaaaatctgGAGACGGTTTATTTGTACGGAAATCCGCTTGAAGACCCTCCGATAGATGTTTGCGGGTCAGGTATCGATGCCATACGGGACTATCAacttcacaagacaggggcggACGGGGCACTGACGTACATAGTTGGAGATTCTACAGTCAAAGACATAAATAGGGGAACTTTGCTTGGCAATGTGAAAATCACAGCCTTGAACGATGCTAGGATGAAGAAAGTCCACCATTTCTTGAACAGACAAGCTGACTTGGCTGGAGTACGGACGTTGATCATTCACATCGGCACGCATGACGTCTCCATCGGGAAATTTGACGCCATACGATACGCTGTCGTCGAGTTGCGAGACATGATTAAAGATGTCTACTTGATTCACCGCAACGTTCACATCGTCATCTCGGGGATTCTGCCGAGGAACGACTGTTACTATAACGACGCCCGACTCATGAACGACTACCTCCGAGCAGTGGCGAAGGAAGACGACTGCCTGTTCATCGACCACGAGGGAATCTTCAACAAACGCAACGGTGAAGTGGATGGCTCACTATTCAAGGATGACGGCCTCCACCTGAACAGCCGTGGCTCTATCAAAGCTGCTCTGAGCATCCACAAAATTATTCCCATCTTGAAAAATCACCCCGGTATTAACCCATTTTTAACTTGA
- the LOC139144090 gene encoding arylsulfatase B-like → MMVGSYIIQCLLLIILVRSVGGKPRQPHIVFVLADDFGWNDIGYHGSMVKSPFLDKLASLGVKLENYYVQPLCTPSRAQLMTGRYQIRYGLQHLVIQPDQPVCLPTDEVTIAQKLKEAGYATHMVGKWHLGFYKKECLPTYRGFDTFFGFLNCLVYHYTYDFGYYNVDDEGNQTLLFGWDLFRGEESVAKQHQGQYSTTLFAEEAQRIIRNHDPDKPLFLYLPFAAVHNPLDVPSQYEDQYLGEIEDENRRKKAAMVTCLDEAVYNITETLVETGLWEDTVLVFSTDNGGATSYGGNNWPLRGGKRSMFEGGIRGVGFVTSHLLDKSVRGSENHELMHITDWFPTFVHLAGGNSKGTKPLDGINQWDMLSKGSSSQRTEFLINIDPLENCSNPNAENMYRNNPYFDMCVRAGIRRGNWKLLTGVPRQPYWTAPPELDLENIRLQESKDKMVWLFDVEEDPNELYDISEEHPDIVLSLLQRLGEYNQETVPVNYPPGDISANPQVKPTRAWGPWQ, encoded by the exons ATGATGGTGGGTTCATACATCATTCAGTGCCTTCTTCTCATCATCCTGGTCCGTTCTGTCGGAGGAAAACCAAGACAGCCGCACATAGTCTTCGTCCTTGCCGATGACTTCGGTTGGAATGACATCGGTTACCATGGTTCCATGGTGAAGTCGCCGTTCCTGGATAAACTAGCGAGTCTGGGCGTGAAGCTTGAAAACTACTATGTACAGCCGTTATGTACTCCAAGTAGAGCGCAACTTATGACTGGAAGATACCAG ATTCGCTACGGTCTGCAACACTTAGTGATCCAACCAGACCAACCGGTCTGCTTACCAACTGACGAAGTCACAATCGCTCAGAAACTCAAAGAAGCCGGTTACGCCACACATATGGTTGGGAAATGGCATCTTGGTTTTTACAAGAAAGAGTGTCTTCCGACCTATCGAGGTTTTGACACCTTCTTTG GTTTCCTGAATTGCTTGGTGTATCACTACACGTACGACTTTGGATATTACAATGTCGACGACGAAGGGAACCAGACTCTATTATTCGGATGGGACTTGTTTCGAGGCGAGGAAAGTGTTGCTAAGCAACACCAAGGCCAGTACTCAACGACGCTGTTCGCCGAGGAAGCTCAAAGGATAATCCGAAACCATGACCCGGATAAG CCTCTGTTCCTCTATCTTCCATTCGCTGCAGTTCACAATCCCCTTGATGTGCCCAGCCAATACGAAGACCAGTATCTCGGTGAAATCGAAGATGAGAATAGACGTAAAAAGGCGGCAATGGTGACGTGTTTAGATGAAGCCGTATACAACATCACCGAGACGCTAGTCGAAACGGGCTTGTGGGAGGACACGGTTTTGGTTTTTTCAACCG ACAATGGGGGCGCTACCAGTTATGGTGGCAATAATTGGCCTCTCCGCGGTGGCAAGAGATCAATGTTTGAGGGCGGTATAAGAGGAGTTGGATTTGTCACCAGTCACCTATTGGACAAGTCGGTGAGGGGTTCGGAAAATCATGAACTCATGCACATCACTGATTGGTTCCCCACGTTTGTTCACCTGGCTGGAGGCAACTCTAAAGGAACAAAACCACTCGATGGTATAAATCAATGGGATATGTTAAG CAAAGGTTCATCGTCACAGAGAACGGAATTTCTCATCAACATTGATCCCCTTGAAAACTGTTCAAATCCTAATGCCGAAAATATGTATCGCAATAATCCATACTTTGATATGTGTGTACGAGCCGGGATACGGAGAGGAAATTGGAAACTACTTACAGGTGTTCCAA GACAACCTTATTGGACAGCGCCTCCAGAGTTAGACCTTGAAAATATACGTCTTCAGGAGAGCAAGGATAAGATGGTTTGGCTGTTCGACGTGGAGGAAGATCCCAATGAGTTGTACGACATATCGGAAGAACATCCGGACATTGTGTTAAGTCTGTTGCAGAGACTGGGGGAATACAACCAGGAAACCGTTCCTGTGAATTATCCTCCGGGTGACATATCAGCCAATCCTCAGGTGAAACCAACCAGAGCCTGGGGACCCTGGCAATAA